Part of the Ctenopharyngodon idella isolate HZGC_01 chromosome 24, HZGC01, whole genome shotgun sequence genome, CACATTGTCCAGAAGCTGCCCGATACGTTGTTGCAGACCCAACACAAGGCTGTCAATCTCTGTCATCTGCACAcaattgaagagaaaacaacatTGCTTCAATAACAGATTGTACAGAATTATACGGCAAACtgtaaaataagtttttaacTTAATGACTGATTTGCAATCATAAACACCTCAATActatgttttgatatttttctacCTTTTCTGAAGTGATGTTCCCAGTGCATTGTGAAGCAGTGAACTCAACGTTCAAGAGTTTATTCTCAGGGAAAGCAGGATCAGAACTTTGcagctcacacacacagtccttCCCTCTCACTGACTGTGGAGATGAAATAAGAGGGCATAAGTAATTCCAACATACAAGcaaaattacacttcaaaaaaaaaaaagaagatgtaTTACTAAATTtgataaacacttttttttaagaaacaatgttaaaaaaaaaaaatgttaataaaatgtcAGTTAAATGTTACCTGTGACAAAATTAGAGGAATGACGACCATCAAAATGAACATGTTTGACTGACTCATGTTTGAGATAGAAAAGATTGGGATCCTGTAGCCTTGACTATGAAACGCAGTTTCGCGTGACAGAAGCAGAGATTTAAAGCCAAAAACCCAGGATTGGTTAGTGAGCCGACAGTGCTGACATGAGAAAAATGATGAAATAAGGAAGTTCATCACCTGATCCTGCAAATATTTTGAGATTGCAAaagggtatatatatatattgtatatatgtatatattatatatatagttgcaagaaaatgtatgtgaaccacttgtagaatctgtgaaaatgtgaataattttaacaaaataagagagatcatacaaaatgtatgttattttttatttagtactgtcctgagtaagatattttacataaaagatttttatatatagtcgacaagaaaaaaaaaaaaaaaaagctgaatttattaaaatggcccgggtcaaaagtttgtgaatcattgtttcttaatactgtgtgtcgttacctgtttttatgttttgtgatggccgttcatgagtcccttgtttgtcctgtaaagtttcttcagttttcaaacttttttttttttgcatatttgaaccctttacaacagtgactgtatgattttgagatcaatcttttcacactgaggacaactgagggactcaaacacaactattaaaaaagtttcaaacattcactgatgctccagaaggaaacacgatgcattaagagtcggggggtgaaaacttttgaacaggatgaagctgtccatttttttcttattttgttgaaatatcttttttttttttttcatttagtactgccctttggaagcaacagaagatacttgcatacaatttaccttgatcttcaaattcaaaaagttttcaccttAAAactttgaaccttttttaatagttgtgtttgagtccctcagttgtcctcagtgtaaaAAGATGGagctcaaaatcatacagtcactgctggaaagggtttaaatatgcaaaaagtgcttgaatatatatattcatacacacatatatttgaTCCTCTTATGTGATTTTTACCAATATAAGAATTAAGTATATAcaacaaatgttaaaaaatcatATTATCAACACCAATACCAATTGTAAGCAGAATACCAGATTTTTGCTGACATgagaaaaagttaaaaaattgtCCTCTTCATGAATGAAAATTTTCCTTGAAATCTTCATTAGTAAAATAgatgtatttacatatttttgttatattgtacTGACGtaagaaaaactaaaactagTTAACCAAAAGATTGTGTTTCCTTAATTTCTGTTGTTTCAGTATCATGCAGTACTGAAATCAGTTTGCAGCCTTCATGATATAATAAAAGTGCAGATGTTGGCATAAAATCTATAATGAACTGGGGTTGAAAATTTTTAGGGGGGAACTTGTGGTAGAATTTTCCCACATTTCTCAACTAAATTTCTTCCTGAATTGCTGAAATGAACCATATGTGCAATTTCACATCCTCTTCAACAGACCCCCCAAAACTGCAAATTAGCATAACTAAAATTTGCGTCATCTTAGTGTTTGCATGGTGGTTTAAAGCAGATCTTTAGTCTTTCAGTCCATTCGGTCAACATGTTCGTCTACCTGCTGCTCCTCCTCACAGTCATCGTAAGTTTTTTATTTGTGTCTTGAATTAGCTCACAGGTTTCTACAATTCTGATATCTctgaaaaataattaagaaattATGATAGAACTTGTGTATGAATGACATAGTAATCTAATTGTGTTTGTACATAAGGCGACTGTCGAGGCTCAGAGAGTTCCAGGTCTACAGAAGACAGATTCATgtttgtgcaaaataaacaactCTCTCTGGACGTTCCCTGCTGTACAGTTTGTGGAAGTCACAAAACAGGTCCAGAACTGTGAGGAGAATCTGAATGAATTCGAAGAAAAGGTAAGGTACCAGTTAAGCTTCTTTATAACAGTCGCAACTACAATGCATTGATTTTTAGATGTTCTTCATTTAAATTGAGAAGAATCTTGAATTAAGGCAATATCAATTAACTACTTCCAGTTGAGGAACACAGATGCAGAACTGCCATTGATGACAGCCACTCTTCAGAATATCACAGCCCGTCTGAAAGCATTTAGTTACCTTCACACAAGTGGACTGTACAACGCCCTTCACCTGCGACAGCTGAACCAGGAACTCGAGGAAATCCATCAAATTGTCAATGAAGCACACATGCAGAACCCCAACAACGAGACACATAACCTGCTAAGTGAGGTAGACATTGATGACAAACAAATATTTCTAAGCTATTTTCTTtttgtgatcagtgtttcaaatCATTCTCGAATGACAGaactatttaaacaaaataatagtgaATGTGATCACAGTTTTTAATGACACCATCTGTGTTGTTCTCAGTTAAATAAGGCAAACCATGATGTCCAGAGGATGTACAAAGATGATTTCTTCAACCTGGAGACCATGAAGAAGAGGTTACGTAACCTCAACAACCGAGCACAGGCTTGCAAGACCATACCGAACAATTTCAGAAGTAAGTACATTACTatttgtgagatttttttttttctctgaaggAAGGATATAGAAACATAATATCTTTCAAATGCCATTTAAGGTTCAAACAAACTAAGAAAAGGCTCAAACTGTGTAACTACAATTACTTGCAGGCACTTGTCATCAGCGTATCATGACCAGAATAAGTACTCCAAGTGTCACCAAGCTCAATTCCTTTAGCAAGTCCTATATTTCTGGTGCCTGGGGTCGTGATGCCCTACTAACCAATAAGGAACGTTATTGGGAACACTGTTTGGTGAGTGGACACAAGCATGGGAACACAATCAGGGTGTACAACTCACGTGAAGACTTCATGGCCAACAAGAACTACAAAGATGAACAGATAGCATCATCCTACAGTGACAAAAATGCTGTTCAGGGCTCTGGCACTATACTGTACGACAATACCGTATTTTACCAATGCTACAGCACTGCTGAAATCTGCAGCTTCAACATTACGACAAAAGCAACCAAACGTATGAAACTGGATGGTGCCGGAATCGACAACAAGTTCCCTTTCTGCTACTACAGCTGCCGTGATTGGACAGACATCGACCTGGAGGCTGATCAAGACGCCGTGTGGGTTATATATGCCACCGAGGAGAACCACGGGAACATTGTTGTGAGTCGCTTAGACCCGCTGGAGCTCAATATCACACATACCTggaagacacatctctttaagaGGTCCGTCACCAGCACGTTTATGGTGTGCGGGGTCCTGTATGCTACGCGCTATGTTAGTATTTACCAAGAAGAGGTGTTTTATGCCTTTGATACAACCACTGGTCAAGAAATAAACATTCTTTCTTTGCCTTTTGAGAAGGTTTCTGCTGGAATAGCCAATCTGAACTACAATCCTGTTGACGGGAAACTCTACTTGTATAATGATGCCTATCTTTTAGCATATGATACCTTATTTTGAGGGCGTTTCAAATGCAATTACCCAATAAAAAGTGTGTTGTGTTTCAAATTCAAAACTGGTCTTGTTTATTTTTCCAAAGTGGGTATATAGATGGTCAGAGACTTTTACTTCTGGCAGCCAAGAGAGCAACTCTCAAAACATGACATTCATAAACTACTGCATATGAGACAGAGGTACaaataaacatacacacaaacgcaaaaataacaaatattccCAAAAATGTGACAATTGACATCAAACAATTAACATTTGTCTCTCAAGTCTGCAATAAAAGGTACAAAATTTATAATGAAAACAATCCAACTTACATCGCCATCAGACATGCCTAAAAATCTGATGAAAATCaatgcataataaataaatacagtatgttttatGCATATAATCATATCATACATTGCActtcatatattttaatgtagaaTGCAGCAGTTTAATCAACAGCCTCCAGCGCCCTCTGGTGTCTGGattaaaggttcttcagatGGTGCTATTTCTTGCTCTTCTGTTCCTGGTTTTGAATGCTCCTGGTCAGTCTGTTCCTGATCATCTGGAAATTAGACAATCCAATATGTTCAAAACACTTTATGTTGCATGTTGTTCCTTACAACTCAACTTTAGCTTTAGCTATGAGacaaaaagcatttttattgGATGAGGCACGTTCAAATGTGTTGTAAAACAGCTGATGTTCACACACTTGTGACTTGTTGCTTTTCATAAACAACCTACAATTGAccattcgcaaagacccgccccctttagttaccgttgctatgtccgacaagccatgccaatctctcgccacacatcatgttctcacgcagtgaaaaatacatcgcagagcaaagaggacacttaCAACGTGTctacagacaagacagagcaggttacttttgatatgaaacaaagtctcaaatttcaaatttttaaagaaatttaaacaataaataccattttgtggctctttaatgtgtcctgacagattgctgtaccgcctcagttcaagtggctcgtgaaccgatcatctcttcctactagttcatttatagcatcaaataaacatgaatgaacatcagaaggaatgtcgTTTGAaccacggaaagacgtcagtacacaccatttttcaagttcaagtccacctacgttaatctgctaagtcccctgactgctttgtcagacaaaatggcggatttggCGTTATGactggttagatcgcctgtcaatcaaactcctggcgaagggtcaattaagGTCAATATTACTTGCTGGAAGATTTGTGATTAttattgtatgtgtgtgaatgttttttttattattgaacaCTGGTATCTTTTATCATTTACTCCACTTCATATCATGCTTAAAATGTCCTATTTCTTCACTAAATGTCTACTTGTTTTGACTGAAGCGAATTCACACTTGTTGAGTACTCATTATTGTTCCTCTCTTCGCTTGCTTTTTATAGACAGCATCGATCTTATGGGTTTTTCTATGTCCTTCCCTGTTGAGCCAGTGGAGCTTTATGACTCATTATAACTCTGTTCTATGAGTCACAGGCTAGAAGACAAGCGGCTCTTATAATTGGATGTGCGAGCAAAGGTCAGTCTGAGCTTGTTATTGGTCAGGTGCTTCAAAAGGATATCATGGTCGCTTAGTCAATATGACAGGCAGAGATCTTGTGGTTAACCATTACAACAGCACATGAGCATTTTAGAGCAACTGTTCAAATCAGCTGAGATTGGAGGGTATCATATGTGCCGTTTGGAGCTAAGTAAATGTGAATGACCACTGCTAGATGAAACAAACACTCACCTGAGTCTGAGTCATTGCTGCCTAACAGTTTTTGTGCATTCTTCAGCCTGTACATCAAGAACCTGTTTTCTACAGAAATTAGTAAAATGGATACATTTAGATAGACtaaatacatttagattacATTGGCCCTCATctaacacttaaagggttagttcacccaaaaatgaaaataatgtcattaatgactcaccttcatgtcattccaaacccgtaagaccttcgttcatctttggaacacaaattaagatatttttgatgaaatccgatggcagTCATCGGATTCATGTGAAGtcaacagttcatgtgactatagtggttctaccttaatattataaagtgacgagaatactttttgtgcgccaaaaaaccgattgtgatggccgatttaaaaacactgcttcatgaagcttcaaatcttttgtttcgaatcagtgattcggagcgccaaagtcacatgatttcagcagtttgacacacaatccgaatcactgattcaaaacaaaagatttgtttttttggcgcacaaaaagtattctcgtcgctttataatattaaggttaaaccactgtactcacatgaactgttttaaatatatctttagtagctttctgggtgtctgaaagtgttaattatcttgctggctgtgttctgaagatgaatgaaggtcttgcgggtttggaatgacatgagggtgagtaattaatgacattattttcatttttgggtgaactaaccctttaatgtaaaatTGGAAGGCAAAATTGGGGTATAATGAATTTGCACCTGTACAAACATACCTACATCATGCCTCTTTCGTTTTTCGAGTTCTAGTTTGGAGTTGAGACGGTCCACTTCCTCACGTTGTAGACCTAGCTGAAAAACCACTCGCCATggaagtgcacacacacacacatacatacattagaAAATTGACATAGATACACAGTCTGTCTGTGATTATAACGAATTGACACCTTTCAGTAAGTAAGAGGACCATCAAATATTGTGCAAAATGTAATATCACCTGTTCACGTAAGGTCTTGACTTCTTTGAGTAGCCTGGTGACACATACCACCTGTTGCTGATATGCATAGAGAGCCTGTAACCTTCTAATAAACAGAGACACCACTAATCTTGTAATCAGAtgttgtttaatacattttagattattagtggtgcttgctaAGATTATTGCTCATATTTAGGGTTAGAACAAACCTAGCAAACGCAttgcaaccactcagaacagaAGTCAGTGAAGATTAACTCACGCCATATCCATGTCCGTCTCCAACTCTCGTAAACTCAGGGAGAAAACAGGATTTCTCATCTCTAGGTCTAAAGGGAAATGTGttgaatgaaaacatcaagttgtAATTGTGTgttcatgagtgtgtgtgtgtgtgtgtgtgtgtgtgtgtgtgtgcctcaCCTGTAGTAAAAGGTGGCAGGTAGCTCATGAGAATACTGTTGGTCCAGTCATCTTTCAGCTCTCTGTGCAGTATACCAAAACAAAACTTTCAGAAGTTATCGagtattgttaaataaaatttgaataaaatttttATATGATTGCTTAATAAACATAGATGAAtaacagtcaaaccaaaatttattcaggcaccttgaacatttcattcattaatacagtttattaactatagtttaaaaaaaatggtaataaaatatgacaagacaagttaaactgtgtcagaaaaagtaatcttaattatgtcatataacacttaagaaaaacatggtcaggtcaaagtgtctgaataatttttggttccaaatttttatcagttttactggtagtccactgtgtgaagaatttttgggtataatatgtcacagtttactttattttgcataaatgaactatggtgtcctgcacccactagtaaaaatgtaCCAAAAATGTCTGagtaatttttggtttgactgtatttttgattgtattatcagttttatttcagcattatttatactattatagtatttattaagactttgaattagcttttatttttatattttcaattttcattttagtttaagttttagtaattttgttatgtgctttcgtaatttttattagtttttatgtatatttctgtttatttaaaatttagtaattttagtaatttaaaatgtagtaaaatTTAGTAATtctatataaacatattaattttgGTTATTtgcaaaggcaacatttttatttttcatctaaGTTTAAAATTTAaggtttatattttacattattccAGCTTTACTTCAATTACAAAAActgattttaatagtttttgttaacaataacaacactgtttattattattgcattattgttgttttaaaatggttgttttaataaataaaagttaaaagttCTGTCAAAGTTAATGTATAATGCATgattagatatttttattaaataactaataaatatttttgaatacctaaatattttttttttaaaaaggaacttaatgcattaactacagaaacattttaagatttattgcaattaaatattaaactagccctaattattaataaaattaatttattgcatttataaatttatacagtataCCACCTGGCGTAAGACGGCACTGTTtgtttaaacaataataaaataatcagcAACTCCTGCCTCATATCCGCTGTCAATAAAGACATATTGGTCTCACAGACGCAGCAAGATTTTTAATAATCAGCATAAAGTCTAGTCCAGTTTTCAGCGTATTCTGGCTAAGAATGACCCACTTAGATGGACCATCTGTTCAATTGCCTTGTTTTATATGGCATTTAGAGGAAAGTAAATATGATTGCCATTTTGAGAAAGTCATTTTTGTGAGATGGTCCATGGGCGGACTGTGAGCGTGAtttttgtatttacatttattgtgtgatttttaaatttagattttaattcCTGCATCTCTGTGACAGCACAACATGTAGTGTGGGACAGCATTATCTGTACTTGAACTTGTCATTGAGGAGGAGGTCATCTGTGAACTCGTGTCGTTTGAAGAAACCTATTGCATCTGTGTCAACGTGAGCAACAAGTGCATCATATTGTCCTACTACAGACTGAGTCTTCAGCAGCTGAAACAAAGccagtaaacaaacaaaagaattaTAACCATCAGACTGAAGTTAAGAGAAACCAAGTATTTACAAAAAACTAAATAGCAGTACTACATACAGTCAACAGAGGGCAGTGTCTAAGCAAAATACAAACTTCGAGGCCGTGTTTATTAACTTGCACCCCAAGTAATTGTTAAGACACAGCAGCACTGATATACAGTGTCATTCACAACTATTCAAAGCAGAACATGTACAAGAAGTTTGGCAAGGTCTAAACACAAGCAATTTGTGCTTATGTTTACCTCCATGATGTAGCTGCCAATCCCAAGGCGCCAGTAGCGTTTCCTAACAGCCAAAAGAGACAGCTGAAGCACCGTTTCTCCTGTAGACCTAGTTTCACAGACAGAAACAGAAGTCTGTGACTTCTGAAACAGAACTCCAACTCATTAGATCAGCATATTGCTTGATTTCCCGAGAAACATCCCTTTTAACTGTCAGAACATGTTTCCACATTCTAGTAAGGGTGTGTGTATGGCAGACACTTGAGGTTAAACTTAAACCACAGGCCATGTGGAAGCCATTGGCACAAATACAGAGTGCAGAAGAGGGAAAGGAGCGAGAGAGGAAGCTAAAGTCTCTCATTGACTGGTAATAACACCCCACAGTCAGCAGGGCAGGGCACATTTCTCCACTCTTCAGCCCCTCTGGACTGGAAATAGACTCAGGGTGGAGCAACAGCATTCAGTGGGATCTCATAATGACAAGGCTTGTTTCAGTTTGATGATataaataaagtcttttttagAAATCCTGGATGGATTCCACTCATAAAGAGCTGAAATGCTGACTGAGGCTTCAGGGAAGGACAGTTAGGAGCTTGTTCTTGCAGGTGGACTAAGTTTGATTTAGACTTGTGGATTGTAGGTGGAAGATGATTTTGCACAGAAGATATTCTATTACCTTTTAATGCAAAAAGAACGAAACAGACCAAATGGAAAGTTTTGTAAATCAGTCAAATGCAATAAAAAGTATGTGAATGGGAGTAGGGTTTTAAGGGGTTGTTGTAATCATCACACCTGAGAGCTTTTGAATCGAATAagataatatgaaaataattttgcGCATCCCTAGTTTGCATGTGTATGAAGTTTGGTGTGAACATCCCTTGTTGAATGCAACAAATTAGCTCGACTTTggtttacattttgtgtaataTCCATATTTTGTCTGTTAAACTTCCTCTTTATTGCAAAAAATGACTTTGAAATGCAATTGACAAAGCTTTACTGCATTGCCAGATGATGTTATAAGATACTAACAGAAGAAATGTATCTTGCTTTAAACCATTAGTGTTTTATTTCACAAAATAGTATTATATGGCTCTTTCACAGCTGTTTGATTGAATCAGGCACAGTGCTTGTACTTTGCTTACAGTAGCTTGACTTCATAGCAGGCAGCAGCCACGATCAGAGATTCAACTCCTACGGCGGATGACGGGATCTTTCCGTCTTCTCCTAGTACTGCTCTTCTTTCTTTCCTATCCCTCGCTCCTTCCACAAACTCCTGTAGGCCGTCACAGAATTGCTCCCAAGACCATCTACAGGGAAACAGAGGTTCATACAAACTTTATCTTAAAAAtgttctggatttttttttattaacagaaCAGTAACTAGAAGACTTGAAACTATAAGAAGCATGACTGCaatcaaatgttaaaataattatttggaTATTCACACACCCTTacattaaaggcacactatgtagttTTCGCCTCCAGAGGTCGCTTATACAGCCAGTGGAAAGAATCCGAcgagactcgggcagaaatcatgttcatggatgagctaatgtattaaagatttattaacattactatCGTATGAAGCGGGGTGTGGCTGAAAACCGTTGGAGTGGAACGAGGCCGCtcgagcgattgctaatgagagacaaatGCGACACACGACTCGAGCGCAGCGTAATTATAATGCCGCAGATGACCGCTTCCGCTTCTTTCGGTCATGAGTATGTGGCGTAATGCAGCGCtgatttatcatattagatacatttgagtgttgaaagttgttataatgctactctttGCATTCACTCagcagctgctatgagacacttgttgcacactgtaGTAAGCTAGATGGATATTaatcatggtaaaacatggtactcaagaaaaatgagatttaaacaataagactgaCTGTGTTgtaatgattagttttctgtcaataaatgtatcaaaactgttgctcacctgtctaataaaacataatatattaaagcgtctttgtcGTTTCATGATTCTGGtaaaaaattgcttatttctctggatttaaacattcttggaaacatttgggataataaTAGTACACAGTAatagtacacaagtcaacaaaatatataacactgttctagtggtttttggatatttcaatctaaaaatcttacatattgtgcctttaagtattatcaaaattaaaattttattctttttgtgAATCTGGGTAGCAATTTTGTACAAAACCAACCAACTTTTCGCCATCTTCAACAATATTCTATCACACTATGCACTAACATTGTCCCAGTCAGTGACCATAATAGGATACAATTGTCACTGAAACTGGATAACACAGTTGCATTAACATAGAAACTAACCGGCATACATGCATGGTGGCATTTGTCATTGTTATTGACCATAATAAGGTCATGATGATCTCTGTTAAATTTATTCCTTCCAAAatgtcataaataaataaatattcactCCAGTTCACTCCTTTCCAAATCTGTGCCTATAGGAGGAGGGATGGAGCTGATAAGCAACACTTGGCAAACTGTTTACCAAAGAGGATCTGGGAAAAAGCCTTCGTAATCCCATTATCTTTAACAGAATCAGCAAGCGATTTGTGTCAAATCATGTCATATTCTGTCTCATTAATTCTTATTCGGAATGATTGATTAATTTTCAATCAAGTGTTTCTGACAAAACACAattatatggcttcagaagacctgaaacagtcatttttatgatacttttgtgatgtttttgagTCTATTTTGGTGTTTACAGCATCAATGGATACTCTTTATTAGCATTTGTGGTTCCATGAAGATCCTTTAACAACCATGGAACCTTTTAAGGTTTCACAAAAGGctctttatagtgaaaaaaaaggttcttcagattattaaaatgttcttcacactaagaaaataatggttttctgttggtcaatgcAGCGATACCAGTTGTGAAATCTGTGTGGGGAAAGTTTTCACCCTCACACGAAATTCCTAATCGTGTGGATTCATATTCAAATGACTGGATTTCCCACTTGAAAACGGAACAACGGCAAATGTGAGCACACCTTTagagttactttttaaaaaagctcAACCTGTTACTTGTCCCCACTTCTGGCGTCTCCTCTGAGGTTTCCTCTGGATCCTCTTCAGAGTCGCTGTATAGCTCAGCGAGCAGCTTGTGTGTGGAATTGGGTCTGTCTGTTGTTTTACAGGGCACCGGGCTCACATTTGTCCTCTTGTTTCTGGAAGTCCTGCCCCTATAGTCCTCTAAAACATCTGCAAAGAGAAATCAGCATAAAAGTGCCCTTAGGCAAACACTCATGCTCACTAGCATAATTTATGCTCCATTGCCCAACCAAGGTGAATTACATACCTGCATGGTCCCGTGATAAAATAATAGTACGTATCCCAGGGTAGTGCACTGTTTCGTGCACATCTCTGGGGCCGACATCAGGCAAGGATGTGTCCAACAAAGCCACCACAGCCCGAAGAACATCCTCATTCCTTATCTGCAAGATCAAGAGAATCTCTGAGCACACATGCTCGCACAAACATATGCATGTAAATGTCAACAcagcacacaaaaaaatcaaaatatctgCCTCAGGTTATGAAGAAAAGAGCAGTGGACTCAAGACGTCATGCGGCCAGCAATTCAGAGCAAAAGGA contains:
- the si:dkeyp-50b9.1 gene encoding uncharacterized protein si:dkeyp-50b9.1 isoform X4, with product MFVIGDSRSQETLRLSSSSTVAIVTLAVQVPNSTTQPSLRRKVSKLSTFLKQALELVYGERWRDVWSVTTVFISWIRNEDVLRAVVALLDTSLPDVGPRDVHETVHYPGIRTIILSRDHADVLEDYRGRTSRNKRTNVSPVPCKTTDRPNSTHKLLAELYSDSEEDPEETSEETPEVGTSNRWSWEQFCDGLQEFVEGARDRKERRAVLGEDGKIPSSAVGVESLIVAAACYEVKLLSTGETVLQLSLLAVRKRYWRLGIGSYIMELLKTQSVVGQYDALVAHVDTDAIGFFKRHEFTDDLLLNDKFKELKDDWTNSILMSYLPPFTTDLEMRNPVFSLSLRELETDMDMARLQALYAYQQQVVCVTRLLKEVKTLREQLGLQREEVDRLNSKLELEKRKRHDKTGS
- the si:dkeyp-50b9.1 gene encoding uncharacterized protein si:dkeyp-50b9.1 isoform X1, giving the protein MFVIGDSRSQETLRLSSSSTVAIVTLAVQVPNSTTQPSLRRKVSKLSTFLKQALELVYGERWRDVWSVTTVFISWIRNEDVLRAVVALLDTSLPDVGPRDVHETVHYPGIRTIILSRDHADVLEDYRGRTSRNKRTNVSPVPCKTTDRPNSTHKLLAELYSDSEEDPEETSEETPEVGTSNRWSWEQFCDGLQEFVEGARDRKERRAVLGEDGKIPSSAVGVESLIVAAACYEVKLLSTGETVLQLSLLAVRKRYWRLGIGSYIMELLKTQSVVGQYDALVAHVDTDAIGFFKRHEFTDDLLLNDKFKELKDDWTNSILMSYLPPFTTDLEMRNPVFSLSLRELETDMDMARLQALYAYQQQVVCVTRLLKEVKTLREQLGLQREEVDRLNSKLELEKRKRHDVENRFLMYRLKNAQKLLGSNDSDSDDQEQTDQEHSKPGTEEQEIAPSEEPLIQTPEGAGGC
- the si:dkeyp-50b9.1 gene encoding uncharacterized protein si:dkeyp-50b9.1 isoform X2 encodes the protein MFVIGDSRSQETLRLSSSSTVAIVTLAVQVPNSTTQPSLRRKVSKLSTFLKQALELVYGERWRDVWSVTTVFISWIRNEDVLRAVVALLDTSLPDVGPRDVHETVHYPGIRTIILSRDHADVLEDYRGRTSRNKRTNVSPVPCKTTDRPNSTHKLLAELYSDSEEDPEETSEETPEVGTSNRWSWEQFCDGLQEFVEGARDRKERRAVLGEDGKIPSSAVGVESLIVAAACYEVKLLSTGETVLQLSLLAVRKRYWRLGIGSYIMELLKTQSVVGQYDALVAHVDTDAIGFFKRHEFTDDLLLNDKFKELKDDWTNSILMSYLPPFTTDLEMRNPVFSLSLRELETDMDMARLQALYAYQQQVVCVTRLLKEVKTLREQLGLQREEVDRLNSKLELEKRKRHDVENRFLMYRLKNAQKLLGSNDSDSVGRDDRFTSHLN
- the LOC127507238 gene encoding olfactomedin-like, whose product is MFVYLLLLLTVIATVEAQRVPGLQKTDSCLCKINNSLWTFPAVQFVEVTKQVQNCEENLNEFEEKLRNTDAELPLMTATLQNITARLKAFSYLHTSGLYNALHLRQLNQELEEIHQIVNEAHMQNPNNETHNLLSELNKANHDVQRMYKDDFFNLETMKKRLRNLNNRAQACKTIPNNFRSTCHQRIMTRISTPSVTKLNSFSKSYISGAWGRDALLTNKERYWEHCLVSGHKHGNTIRVYNSREDFMANKNYKDEQIASSYSDKNAVQGSGTILYDNTVFYQCYSTAEICSFNITTKATKRMKLDGAGIDNKFPFCYYSCRDWTDIDLEADQDAVWVIYATEENHGNIVVSRLDPLELNITHTWKTHLFKRSVTSTFMVCGVLYATRYVSIYQEEVFYAFDTTTGQEINILSLPFEKVSAGIANLNYNPVDGKLYLYNDAYLLAYDTLF
- the si:dkeyp-50b9.1 gene encoding uncharacterized protein si:dkeyp-50b9.1 isoform X3, giving the protein MEGCVVRHHSVHFMGDLSAQPIIINFHQLFQTRDAPAILPTIRNEDVLRAVVALLDTSLPDVGPRDVHETVHYPGIRTIILSRDHADVLEDYRGRTSRNKRTNVSPVPCKTTDRPNSTHKLLAELYSDSEEDPEETSEETPEVGTSNRWSWEQFCDGLQEFVEGARDRKERRAVLGEDGKIPSSAVGVESLIVAAACYEVKLLSTGETVLQLSLLAVRKRYWRLGIGSYIMELLKTQSVVGQYDALVAHVDTDAIGFFKRHEFTDDLLLNDKFKELKDDWTNSILMSYLPPFTTDLEMRNPVFSLSLRELETDMDMARLQALYAYQQQVVCVTRLLKEVKTLREQLGLQREEVDRLNSKLELEKRKRHDVENRFLMYRLKNAQKLLGSNDSDSDDQEQTDQEHSKPGTEEQEIAPSEEPLIQTPEGAGGC